A stretch of Pleuronectes platessa chromosome 24, fPlePla1.1, whole genome shotgun sequence DNA encodes these proteins:
- the fmnl2b gene encoding formin-like protein 2 — protein sequence MGNAESMESQLAVIRSRAAPVRLPMPDPAELEERFSIALNSMNLPPDKVRLLRSYDNDKKWELICDQERFQVKNPPHTYIQKLRGFLDPAVTRKKFRRRVQESTQTLRELEISLRTNHIGWVREFLNEENRGLDVLVEYLSFAQYAVTFDGEQSEVGGDISSIDSPWSRSIEDLHGDCSLPSPSSSVPRAARHSISSALVTRSNTLPSRRTLKNSRLVCKKDDVHVCVMCLRAIMNYQYGFNMVMSHPHAVNEIALSLNNRNPRTKALVLELLAAVCLVRGGHDIILSAFDNFKTVCSESMRFEKLMEHFKNEDDNIDFLVACMQFINIVVHSVEDMNFRVHLQYDFTKLNLDEHLERLKHTESDRLQVQIQAYLDNVFDVGTLLEDAETKTAALERVEELEDSLGTMSERLLDVENEAMLKIVELEKQLMQTNKELDHLRDMHANTNTQVHTLRRIVREKDQTIRRQSRLERQAQEAQHAGGPGAPQPQRGEGDGGVTDCASPSPPPCPNLSPSPETVAYHNMGPGEAPGMPAPPPPPPPPPPMPDTVSNGLYPAPPAAPPPPPPPPPCRTSELSSIPAPPPPPPVAPPLPGSGGSPTVIFNSGLAAVKIKKPIQTKFRMPVLNWVALKPSQINGTVFNDIDDESILQALDVEEFEELFKTKAQGPAVDLTLSRQKLPQKSVSKVSLLEANRAKNLAITLRKAGQGPEVICRAIHTFDLRTVRMDFVECLMRFLPTEAEVKTLRQYERDRKPVEALSDEDRFMMQFSRIERLNQRMNIITFMGNFTDNVQMLTPQLHAIIAASISIKSSGKLKKILEIILALGNYMNSSKRGAVYGFKLQSLDLLLDTKSTDRKQTLLHYISNVVREKYSSVSLFYNELHYVDKAAAVSLENVLCDVKELQRGMELTWREFSVQHNATLKDFISRHESRLSKLQEDAHIAQDAFEDAVKFFGESSKTMPPSVFFPIFVRFIKAYRLAEDENEQRRRQEQMLLEKLEQEEQQKEEEETKSPSHKGKRQPKELMSELRRRQGKDSRHVYEGKDGAIEDIITALKTVPFTARSAKRSSRFFCDPAHSEEHY from the exons atggggaaCGCAGAGAGCATGGAGAGCCAGTTGGCCGTGATCCGCTCAAGAGCCGCTCCGGTTCGACTCCCGATGCCAGACCCGGCCGAGCTGGAGGAACGGTTCTCTATCGCACTG aATTCTATGAACCTGCCTCCTGATAAGGTGCGTCTTCTGCGTTCATACGACAATGATAAGAAGTGGGAGCTGATCTGTGATCAG GAGCGGTTTCAGGTGAAGAATCCACCTCACACCTACATTCAGAAACTCAGAGGCTTCCTGGACCCGGCCGTCACTCGCAAG aagTTCAGAAGACGAGTTCAGGAGTCGACTCAAACTCTCAGAGAACTCGAGATTTCTCTTCGTACGAACCATATCGG GTGGGTCCGAGAGTTCCTGAACGAGGAGAACCGGGGTCTGGACGTTTTGGTCGAATATCTTTCATTCGCTCAGTACGCCGTCAC GTTTGACGGCGAGCAGTCGGAGGTCGGAGGTGACATCTCATCCATCGACTCTCCCTGGAGTCGGTCCATAGAGGATCTCCATGGCGACTGTAGCCTCCCGTCACCGTCGTCCTCTGTCCCCCGAGCAGCTCGCCACTCCATCAG CTCCGCTCTGGTGACCCGCTCCAACACGCTGCCGAGCCGTCGCACTCTGAAGAACTCTCGACTGGTCTGTAAGAAAGACGACGTCCATGTTTGTGTCATGTGTCTGAGAGCGATCATGAACTACCAG TACGGCTTCAACATGGTGATGTCACATCCTCATGCCGTCAACGAGATCGCTCTGAGCCTCAACAACAGGAACCCGAG GACGAAGGCTCTCGTGCTGGAGCTCTTGGCCGCCGTGTGTTTGGTCAGAGGAGGTCATGACATCATCCTTTCAGCCTTTGACAACtttaaaact GTGTGTTCAGAGTCCATGCGGTTCGAGAAGTTAATGGAACATTTTAAGAACGAAGACGACAACATCGACTTCTTG GTGGCGTGCATGCAGTTCATTAACATCGTGGTTCATTCTGTGGAGGACATGAACTTCAGGGTTCATCTTCAGTACGACTTCACCAAACTGAACCTGGACGAGCACCTGGAG AGGTTGAAGCACACAGAGAGCGACAGGCTTCAGGTACAGATCCAGGCGTACCTTGACAACGTGTTCGACGTCGGGACGCTGCTCGAAGACGCAGAGACGAAAACCGCTGCTCTGGAGagagtggaggagctggaggacagcCTGGGCacg atGTCCGAGCGTCTCCTGGACGTAGAAAATGAAGCGATGCTGAAAATTGTAGAACTGGAGAAACAATTGATGCAAACAAACAAGGAGCTGGATCACCTGCGG GACATGCACGCCAACACCAACACTCAGGTCCACACGCTGCGGCGGATCGTGCGTGAGAAGGACCAGACCATCCGGCGTCAGAGTCGTCTGGAGCGTCAGGCTCAGGAGGCGCAGCACGCAGGAGGTCCGGGCGCTCCTCAACcccagagaggagagggtgacGGGGGGGTGACTGACTGTGCctccccctcacctccccccTGCCCCAACCTGTCGCCAAG CCCTGAGACCGTAGCCTATCACAACATGGGGCCAGGTGAAGCTCCAGGCATGCCCGCcccaccccctccacctcctccaccaccaccaatgCCAGACACAG TGTCCAACGGTCTTTACCCcgcgcctcctgctgctcctcccccgcccccacctccccctccctgtCGGACCAGCGAGCTATCATCCATCCCagcaccccctcctcctccccctgtggCCCCCCCTCTTCCGGGGTCAGGGGGGTCACCAACGGTCATCTTTAACTCGGGACTTGCAG CGGTTAAGATCAAAAAGCCGATCCAGACTAAGTTCCGGATGCCGGTGTTGAACTGGGTCGCTCTGAAGCCGAGTCAGATCAATGGAACCGTTTTCAATGACATCGACGACGAGTCCATCCTTCAG GCCCTGGACGTGGAGGAGTTCGAGGAGCTCTTTAAGACGAAGGCTCAGGGTCCGGCTGTTGACTTGACTTTGTCACGACAGAAACTTCCTCAGAAATCGGTGTCAAAAGTTTCGCTGCTTGAAGCGAATCGAGCTAAAAATCTCGCCATCACGCTGAGGAAAGCCGGCCAGGGTCCAGAGGTCATCTGTCGAGCCATCCACAC GTTTGACCTGCGGACGGTGCGCATGGACTTTGTGGAGTGTTTGATGCGTTTCCTGCCGACTGAGGCCGAAGTGAAGACGCTGCGTCAGTATGAGAGAGATAGGAAACCAGTGGAGGCGCTGAGCGATGAAGATCGGTTCATGATGCAGTTTAGTCGCATCGAACGACTCAATCAACGCATGAACATCATAACCTTCATGGGAAACTTCACAGACAACGTCCAGATGTTGACCCCG CAACTTCACGCCATCATTGCTGCTTCGATTTCTATCAAATCATCCGGGAAGCTTAAAAAGATTCTGGAG ATCATCTTGGCTCTTGGAAACTACATGAACAGTAGTAAAAGAGGAGCAGTGTATGGATTTAAACTACAGAGTCTCGacctg ctgCTGGACACAAAGTCGACTGACAGGAAGCAGACGCTGCTTCATTACATCTCAAACGTTGTGAGAGAGAAATATTCGTCTGTGTCACTGTTTTATAACGAACTTCACTACGTTGACAAAGCTGCTGCAG TGAGTCTGGAGAATGTGTTGTGTGacgtgaaggagctgcagcgagGGATGGAACTCACCTGGAGAGAGTTCAGTGTTCAACACAACGCCACGCTGAAAGATTTCATCAGCAGGCACGAATCACGACTCAGCAAACTGCAAGAGGATGCACACATCGCACAG GACGCATTTGAAGATGCCGTCAAGTTTTTTGGAGAAAGCTCCAAGACGATGCCGCCGTCGGTCTTCTTCCCCATCTTTGTTCGCTTCATTAAAGCGTACAGG CTGGCTGAGGACGAGAACGAGCAGCGGCGGCGTCAGGAGCAGATGTTGTTGGAAaaactggagcaggaggagcagcagaaggaagaggaagagacgaAG TCTCCGTCCCACAAGGGGAAGCGGCAGCCGAAGGAACTGATGTCTGAGCTGAGACGACGACAGGGGAAAGACAGCCGCCATGTTTACGAGGGGAAGGACGGGGCGATCGAGGACATTATCACAG CTCTGAAGACCGTCCCCTTTACGGCTCGATCGGCCAAGCGCAGCTCTCGCTTCTTCTGTGACCCCGCCCACTCTGAGGAGCactactga